A DNA window from Pristiophorus japonicus isolate sPriJap1 unplaced genomic scaffold, sPriJap1.hap1 HAP1_SCAFFOLD_932, whole genome shotgun sequence contains the following coding sequences:
- the LOC139257933 gene encoding zinc finger protein 239-like: MEIQWKCGVCGIGFNYPSLLETHRHNHTGKKPFTCPVCEKGFTQLSGLLAHQRVHTGERLFACPVCEKGFAQLSGLLAHQRVHTGEKPFTCSECGKGFTQKSKLLKHQCIHK; this comes from the coding sequence atggagatacAGTGGAAATGTGGGGTCTGTGGGATAGGATTTAATTACCCATCtctgctggaaactcatcgacacaATCACACCGGGAAGAaaccgttcacctgccctgtgtgtgagaagggattcactcagttatctggcctactggcacaccagcgagttcacactggagagaggctgtTCGCCTGtcctgtgtgtgagaagggatttgcTCAGTTATCTGGCctcctggcacaccagcgagttcacactggggagaagccattcacctgctctgagtgtgggaagggattcactcagaaaTCCAAACTGCTGAAACACCAGTgcattcacaagtga